The region GGTCTGGGCGGCCGTCTTGGTTGAGGTCGGCGGCGCTCAGTCCCCACGGATTGGGGGCGGCTTGCAAGCGGTTCTCGACGATCTCTTGGGCCCCGCCTAAGAGGAGCAGGATTCGGGAAGAGGACCAGTTGGCGATGGCGGCATCGTCGAATCCGTCGCCGTTGAAATCGGCCGTGACGATGTTCTTGGCCCCCTGCGGCAGGGAGGAGAGGGCGTTCGGGTGCTCGTTGAATCGGCCTTGGCCGTCGCCCAGGAAGATTCCCGGCGGCGAAGACGGTTCAGAGGCGGTGACCAGGTCGAGGTGGCCGTCCCCATTCAAATCGCCCAAGGCGATGGCGAAGGGGCGGTGGGCGTTGACGGTGCGGATGGGCTGAAAAGCAAGCGTCGCCGGGTCTTCGCCCAGGACCAGCCCGACGTTGCCTGGATTGGGGGTGAGCAGGTCGAGTTTGCCGTCCCGGTTGACGTCGGCCACTTCCATGCCCCGGTAGGGATCGCCTCCTGTCTTGATGAGCTGCCCCGGCGACTGCAAGCGCCCCTTGCCCGCGCCCGGCAACACCAGCAGTCCTTCGCCGTCGCGGTGATCGACCAGCAGATCGGGATGTCCGTCCTGATTCAGGTCGGCGACGCGCACCTCATGCGGGTGGGGGCTGACCTCGATGGTCAAGGGCGAGTCGGGGGCGGGACTGAATCCGCCCCGGCCGTCTCCGCTGAGGATCGTCAGGTAGTCGGTCTCGTGGTTGGCCACGACGACGTCGAGCTTGCCGTCTTCGTCAACGTCGGCCAATGCCAGTCCGGTGGGGCTGTCGCCGCAAGCCACCCGGCCGATGGGTACCAGCCTTCCCTGACCGTCTCCTCGAAAAAGAGACAGGTCGCCATCGCCCTGGTTGGCCACCACGGCATCGAGGCGCCCGTCGCCGTCAATGTCGCCAGCCACCACGGCCGAGGGCTCGCTTCCGGTGGCCAGACGCTGCGGAGGTCCGAAAATCGCGGCCTCCTGAAAGGAAGCGGCCTGGCAGGCAGGCCCCGAAAGCAGGCAGATGAACGAAAACAGGGCCAGCGTGTCTTTGGTCATGGTCCTAATAGCTTAATACTTTTGAGTCGGGTGCAAGGTCGGGTATCCTCAGGAGGAAATGGAGGCACTGATGCTTGAACGGATGACCTATTGGGGTCTGGCGAGGACGGCGGCCGTGATCGTCCTGTTGATGGCGGGGGCACCTCTAGCTGGTCAGGACAGGGAGGAAGAACCCGAGGTGCAGGCCCGGTCTTTGCTGGGCAAGGAACTGCGCACGCCCCCTGTGAGTTCCGAGGTGCGGGCCGAGTTTGAGGCCAAGCTGGAAGAGGCCCGCAAGCGCTACAGGGAGAATCCCAGCGAGGAGAACCTGATCTGGGTGGGACGGCGGCTGGCTT is a window of Acidobacteriota bacterium DNA encoding:
- a CDS encoding VCBS repeat-containing protein, with the translated sequence MTKDTLALFSFICLLSGPACQAASFQEAAIFGPPQRLATGSEPSAVVAGDIDGDGRLDAVVANQGDGDLSLFRGDGQGRLVPIGRVACGDSPTGLALADVDEDGKLDVVVANHETDYLTILSGDGRGGFSPAPDSPLTIEVSPHPHEVRVADLNQDGHPDLLVDHRDGEGLLVLPGAGKGRLQSPGQLIKTGGDPYRGMEVADVNRDGKLDLLTPNPGNVGLVLGEDPATLAFQPIRTVNAHRPFAIALGDLNGDGHLDLVTASEPSSPPGIFLGDGQGRFNEHPNALSSLPQGAKNIVTADFNGDGFDDAAIANWSSSRILLLLGGAQEIVENRLQAAPNPWGLSAADLNQDGRPDLLITSNTESRLLVFLTGR